A genomic segment from Bradyrhizobium sp. ISRA430 encodes:
- a CDS encoding acyltransferase, with product MTTNSWNVPALRVASDKMLHLDLLRFVASAGIVVRHSFEFFFPPDVRSALPSGLALFVDLFFVISGFVIAHVYCAKVDSLSGYGSFLQRRVGRLMPLHWLTLLVSIIVWSGFVVLGRAGNHEPSFELRCIAETALLLNAMVTCGNGISFSSVSWSIGAEMVMYLIFPLFAWIGMRSRLGLLLVTVLSLIAAIIVDLAQNAIDRSWVDLSPPFRALPSFMIGVCLLYFRDKVRMISATGPVLLFSLVLTLASMISYTHHLFTLGLVYIVAITAVAADARQIVPVFVKRLAPLGQLTYSMYMWHPVIVLILMNVVADKLVHASPGLMSVFCVICYAIIFVVAYLSYFFIESPARRYIDSLGSGRAFGSTDAAVFGHEPLLRIRQAESDTTQLSNDAQWPDSSRIDARVCAFRARLGLPKNSMQDVQPRNSDWPTASS from the coding sequence ATGACGACAAATTCGTGGAACGTGCCTGCGCTTCGCGTTGCATCCGACAAGATGCTCCACTTGGATCTGCTGCGATTTGTTGCCTCAGCCGGTATCGTCGTTCGTCATTCTTTCGAGTTCTTTTTTCCACCCGATGTTCGGTCCGCGCTGCCGAGCGGCCTCGCATTGTTCGTTGACCTCTTCTTCGTGATCTCCGGATTTGTGATCGCGCACGTGTATTGCGCAAAGGTCGATTCCCTCTCGGGCTATGGTTCATTTCTTCAGAGGCGCGTAGGGCGGCTGATGCCGCTTCACTGGCTGACGCTTCTGGTCTCCATCATCGTTTGGTCCGGATTCGTCGTACTTGGCAGGGCCGGCAACCACGAGCCGTCGTTCGAATTGCGATGCATCGCGGAAACTGCGCTCCTCCTGAACGCAATGGTGACCTGTGGTAACGGGATTTCGTTCAGCAGCGTATCCTGGTCGATTGGCGCCGAAATGGTGATGTATCTGATATTCCCGCTTTTCGCCTGGATCGGCATGAGATCAAGGCTCGGACTGCTTCTGGTAACAGTCCTCTCTCTCATCGCTGCCATCATTGTAGATCTAGCTCAGAACGCCATCGATCGCTCGTGGGTCGACCTGTCGCCACCCTTCAGAGCGCTACCGTCGTTCATGATTGGCGTCTGCCTGCTTTACTTTCGGGACAAGGTCCGCATGATTTCAGCGACGGGGCCAGTCTTGCTTTTTTCGCTGGTTCTCACGCTGGCTTCCATGATCTCCTACACCCATCATCTCTTTACGCTGGGGCTCGTCTATATCGTCGCAATCACCGCCGTCGCTGCCGATGCCCGGCAGATCGTGCCTGTTTTCGTGAAACGCCTTGCTCCGCTTGGGCAACTTACCTACTCGATGTACATGTGGCATCCCGTCATCGTCTTGATCCTTATGAATGTCGTGGCCGACAAGCTGGTCCACGCCTCCCCTGGCTTGATGTCCGTGTTCTGCGTGATTTGCTATGCCATTATCTTCGTCGTCGCGTACCTCTCGTACTTCTTCATCGAAAGCCCGGCACGGCGCTACATCGATAGTCTTGGCTCCGGGCGCGCATTCGGCTCTACCGATGCCGCGGTATTCGGTCACGAACCACTTCTACGCATCCGACAAGCCGAGAGCGACACCACGCAACTGAGCAATGACGCGCAATGGCCCGATAGCAGTCGAATTGACGCTCGCGTCTGTGCTTTCCGAGCGCGCCTTGGCTTGCCGAAGAACTCAATGCAAGACGTCCAGCCTCGCAACTCCGATTGGCCGACGGCATCGTCATGA